Within Populus trichocarpa isolate Nisqually-1 chromosome 6, P.trichocarpa_v4.1, whole genome shotgun sequence, the genomic segment TCCTTCCCTGCAATTTCTTATGCTCTCACAAATTTTCTTAAGACTTATTTCCTTCGCCAACGACTAAACAAGGTTCCTATGATGAAAATAGGGTTTAGAGTGATGATCGAGGGATCCAATTGTTAAGATTTAATGAAAATCAATAGAAAggctaaatataaattaaaatagtggACAGAAAGATGAGACCCATACAAAAACAACTCTGAATTGAGGGTTGGAGACTGCGTGACATCCAAAATGGTCAAAACGAGATTGATTTTCAATCTACGGTTAGGTATTGCCATCAATAAAAGTTAGGAGAAACTCAATTTAGTACAAATTCTATAAATGTTATCAATTAGAtcctatttattaaaaaaaaatattctcaatcAAGTCCTTTCGTGAATGTTTATGAacatgttttttcaagttttcttcaaattaatgtcTATATAGTGCAAAAATATGCATATTAGGCTGAATATGGTAATAGGTACtaaataaaactggaaaaaaaacatggttgagACATATACTTCTCCAAACGCCTAAAACCTAACATAAACTATCTATATAAATCcattttcaaatcataaaatatattttctaaaaaaaaaccaaatcaattcaagaatttttaaccaaacacatattgATATCTACAAGAGAACTAACCCAactcaacaaattaattacttttggtaattcaatgaaaaataattattcatcgAAGCATTGAAGATGAGTTAATCTTATAACCATGTGGCACCTATCATGCTacgtattagagaataatataaattatattttaaaattttatctaacagtttaagttattgggttgagatgattctttaacatgatatcagagccttaatgaccaagcggtcacgagttcgaatctcaccatcctcatttatgtgataaaaattaagtacaacaTAATATAAAccaaatcatatcttggaatcttgcctaacagtttaagttattggattgagatgattctttaacaccACGGATACACCAAAATATGGTACTTTACACAATCAATGGAGGACCATCCAGCATATCCATGGCTACTTGAATCCTGTTTGGTTGCATCTTTACAGCATCAAGGTCGTTCCCAGCTTGAATTTGTTCTGTAGCAACTTCACAAAATCAGGGGACCATCCGCTCGTGCAAGGATGCAAATTGCTGTCATTAGAAACTTTACTCCTTAAGCTTGCTTCGCCTAAAAGCTTCACAAGTTTCTTGTTTCTTCTAATCCATCTTATCGGCAGTCTTTGAATAATGCGAGAAACCCATATCTTAATTGGCACTAAACTAGTTAAACAAAGTCATGTTCCAGCAGTATCTTGAGCATAGTATCTGTTACCAGATCATGTATGGATAACACTGCACCTAACGggctttatattttattattcttgcACGATAAGCATTGAGTTCCAAGCTTGAAttaatgattgaaaattaaatatggCTACTGTGATGAAGGCGTccaaaaagagaggagagacgATTGACATTGGCATGTGTGGCACTGAAGGACAGCCAAGAAAAGAGGCATCCCTCCCCTCCCACTTCttttattaacaaatttatGATAAGAACGAAACATCTACATCGTTTAAACATGAGATAGAGAAATGAGGCTCGTGAGATCCCACATCattgttttccttcttttctctgtCTAATGAGGACAACATACATCTAATCTAAGCTGTGACAGGTGTCTCCACTGTAACCTTGCCAGGATAACCAACTTCTGATTTAATGTCAGTTTCCCAAAGCTCTGGTAGTGCTTGCCTGATGTTATGAATGCTTTCTAATGCGAAATCTGCACCTTTAACTCTTTGCGAATAGCCAACCTGCATTCATTTAACCAAATCACATGAATCAAACTCAATTATTAAGTTAGAGAGgtgaataaaaacaatttagttgCAGTGTCAGATACTCAAGCAATGAATAACCTGTATTGATGATCAGTTTCAAGGACTTACCAGAACAGTCTGGAGACCCACACGTTTTCCAGCCTGTATATTCCGGACACTATCATCAAAGAACagctggggaaaaaaaaacagagatttaTGACATTGTTAGTAAATTACTACACCAATAATAAACCCGTAAGATCAAAAACTTTTGAATCTTGAAAACTGTTACTTACAGTTCTCTGGGGATTAATATTGGCTATCTTGAGAGCGCGTTCGATGGCAGCCTCAGATGGTTTGCAGACAATAGGTGTCTTCGGTAATACCGAGTTGGGGTTTGGTTGAGCAAAATgtccaacaatgtcaaaaatttCAGGAGCGCTAGTTGTAGTTGTGTAAGAGCCATTAGTTGTAGAGGGAGTAACAACTGATCCTACAAATTCTATGTCATCCTCATCATCAGAAACAGTGTTCTTATGGGTAGGATTCAGAGTCTCAAAGCAAATGATCCCTTCAAAACAGTCTTCTAAGCCAAGCTTTCTAAGAACTTTACGAGCATGTACTTTGTCTGCATTTGTAAAGATCTGTTTTGCACAAAATATTGAGAGGGATCTCATAAGGAAATGGCTTGCCTCTGAAATGCTAATTaactgatgatgatgacgatgaaaTACTTACGACTTTTCGAACTG encodes:
- the LOC7454933 gene encoding uncharacterized protein LOC7454933; its protein translation is MEYDERYLQAQTPKYSCLLFDLDDTLYPLSSGIAAACGKNIKDYMVERLGIEESKLAELGNLLYKNYGTTMAGLRAIGYDFDYDEYHSFVHGRLPYENLKPDPVLRGLLLSLPVRKVIFTNADKVHARKVLRKLGLEDCFEGIICFETLNPTHKNTVSDDEDDIEFVGSVVTPSTTNGSYTTTTSAPEIFDIVGHFAQPNPNSVLPKTPIVCKPSEAAIERALKIANINPQRTLFFDDSVRNIQAGKRVGLQTVLVGYSQRVKGADFALESIHNIRQALPELWETDIKSEVGYPGKVTVETPVTA